gtatggatagcaccaatagtatagcaattatcatcatcacaatgagtagtaggagcaacatcatttgggagggatacctttgtacctttgttgctccttcttttctttttcttcttcacattatgtgtgggttcaaccttcctctttgagctccttattgatgagattggttgaatagaaagctcctcctcgttacctgattcatcataagaaataataggaggatattgggaagtctcttccctttcattagtattcttatcatcttctatttgctttcttttctttaggtaattggaaatataaggattttcaatgcaattttccacacaaaacatataaatcttctctagatcaaaatcaagaaatctatcaagattaaattttggaataccttcagttatacgtttcatttcttcataccccaaaagcaaactaagttcactatgatgcgcaagggaaatcaattcatcacaatttttggacacaattcgatcttgaaacaatttgcattggagatttaaatgacaacattcattgcaaagttcacaaggggcacgaaaaatattgaatctttcagcacaatcatcaaggctttcttgcaaacctttagtttttaaatacttatgcctcttgcaatatctattttctttATTCGGTGTGTCCATGCaaatccaatctactccacaaagatcaacatgcttataagaaacattttcatCATaagtagtgcaatcatcattagtactatggatatttaaagaattcatactaacgacattgcaatcatgctcatcattcaaagatttagtaccaagaattttaatgcattcttcttctagcacttgagcacaattttccttttcttcaTACTCAcagaagatattaaaaagacgaagcgtatgagacaaacttaactacattttttttgtagttatcttttataaactaaactagtgataaaacaaggagcaaaaagattcgattgcaagatctaatgatataccttcaagcactcacctccccggcaacggcgacaaaaaagagcttgatgtctactacacaaccttcttcttgtagacgttgttgggcctgcaagtgcacaggtttgtaggacagtagcaaatttccctcaagtggatgacctaaggtttatcaatccgtgggaggcgtaggatgaagatggtctctctcaaacaatcctgcaaccaaataacaaagagtctcttgtgtccccaacacaccctatacaatggcaaattgtataggtgcactagttcggcgaagagatgatgatacaagtgcaatatggatggtacataaaggtttttgtaatctgaaaatataaaagcagcaaggtaactaatggtaaaagtgagcgtaaacggtattgcaatgataggaaacaaggcctagggttcatactttcactagtgcaagttctctcaacaataataacatagatagatcatataacaatccctcaacatgcaacaaagagtcactccaaagccactaatagcggagaacaaatgaagagattatggtagggtacgaaaccacctcaaagttattcttttggatcaatctattcaagagttcgtactagaataacaccttaaggcacaaatcaaccaaaaccctaatgtcacctagataatccattgtcacctcaagtatccatgggcatgattatacgatatgcatcacacaatctcatattcatccaaccaacacaaagtacttcaaagagtgccccaaagtttctaccggagagtcaagaaaacgtgtgccaacccctatgcataggttcatgggcggaacccgcaagttgttcaccaaaacatacatcaagtggcacgtgatatacctttgtcaccatagataaacacgacaagacatacatcaagtgttctcaaatcaaagactcaatccgataagataacttcaagagggaaactcaattcatcacaagagagtagagggggagaaacatcataagatccaactataataacaaagctcgcgatacatcaagatcgtgccatagagagaacacgagaaagagagagatcaaacacatagctactggtacataccctcagccccgagggtgaactactccctcctcgtcatggagagcgccgggatgatgaagatggccaccggtgatggattccccctccggcagggtgccggaacgggcccccgagaggtttttggtggctacagaggcttgcggcggcggaactcccgatctatcttgatttttgatggttttagggtacgtaggctcatataggcgaaagaagtcggtcgggggagcctcgaggggcccacgagatagggggcgcacccagtaggggggcgggcgccctcctatctcgtggcctcctcgaggatcttctgatgtgaactccaagtctcccggatcatattcttccaaaaaatcacgctaccaaaggtttcattccgtttggactctgtttgatattccttttcctcgaaatacagaaacaagcaataaaacaacaatatgggctgggcctccggttaataggttagtcccaaaagtaatataaaagtgtataataaagcccgtaatcattcaaaacagataataaaatagcatgaatgcttcataaattatagatacgttggagacgtatcacgcaccaacacatggtgcgccattagtatatagtagtggcgcaccacatgtctggtgcgccattagagtccatatcatctatagcccttttccttgtagtggtatgagctccttgaaaaagagaatCAGTCTAATTCGGCTGACTTGAAGAAggcacttgatgcggccaaggagcactacaagaaatatgctatcttgtgacctccactattggtcactgaaaggtcatagtttttcatttgcgacctttttgtgacaaaaacataaggtcaaaagctgacggtcgtaaactgactatagcgaccttctctgtgagaaggtcgtagacgtttacgaccaaaacagaaggttgtTGAAgctatgaccttttgttttggtcactggctgtctgcccaggccacgtcggatccgatgtggcaagctgacgtggcaaaattgcgaccaattcaaaaggtcacaggtaagattcagcccggtccgattcattgttttacatgggccgagcccaataatTCGGCCTTCTTGTTCCATAAGCTTCGTTCAGTGTTTTTGGGCCTTAGCCTTTCTACGGCCCATTTCTTTTTTGGGTCTCATCTATTTttcttttgggcctcggccttttttCAGTCAATTTCCTTAATTTTCAGCCTTTCCTGTGAATATTATTTGGTAAATGGCCTTTCTGATGCCAAATACTACTAGGTCCCACTTCTCAGGTTCTAATTAACAACGGCCAAGGTTTCAACTTCCACAATTTGAAACAATTATTTCAATGAGAATAGTAAACAAGTGAAAATTATCAAAACACATGCCAATTAGCCAAAATACTACAAATATACTTCTCAGGTTGTCCCAGGTTAGAGCTCTTGTAATAGCACAATCTTTACATCATTCATTTCACCAAGATACTATGATACTGCAAATATACTTCTGACTTCTTCCAGGCTAGAGCTCTTGTAAATGTTCGTAGAGGCTGAACGAAGCAGCATCACCTTGTTGAGCAGCAGATCATCAGCATCATCCCAGGTTGGATCAACTCAGCAGAGCATCCCTGGTCGTCGCCATGACTTGAGCAGCAACATCTCAGGTTGATAACCAGATCCTGTAGTGAGCAGCAGTAGCTCATCCAACATTACTGCAATAGCAACAGTAGATCCGATTAGCAACAGTACAACATATAATATCAGCAACATTAACTACTCCAAATCAACAGATTCAACGTGTGCATGCCAGTATAAAGCTGCATCTTGATGCTTTTCATTGCTGATCAAGAGATTGTAATATTTTAATAATCCACTGCATGCGCCACATAGCTACTCCTACCTAGGTAGCTATACGTAGGTGTACTAGCAGCCAGCCCAAAGGCGAGTTGATCAGTAATTCAACATACACTAGCTAGCCAGCAAGCTACTGCTATGTCCTATCCTAGCAGCAGCAAcgacttttgtttttcatgtgtgtAAAGAAATGCATGCATTTCCAGTAAATATAAATGTATGCATGCTTCCATTGGCCTGGACCACACTAGAAGAAAAATGCTCACAGAGACCAGCAGATAGATCGACCTAGGTGTGTGCTTCTTTCCAGTCGCCAAATCTAACTGCCATCGACTTGCAAGCTTTACCTACATGGTCACCATGCAATAATGGCATGCGCACCAAAAGGAAGAGAAGAAACCGAGCATATAGTTTCATGTCGAAGGATCGACATGCCAGAAGAGGTCAGGCCACCGAGGTACAGGTACTCCCTGCGCttggtgatgatggcggcgccggagAAGCACCCTAAAGCGATGGCGGTTCCGACAAACCCTGTCACGCGGATGCTGGTCGCACAAGAGCAACAGGCCAGTTTTGTCAGCCAACATAAATAGCAAGGATGAGAAATGAATGATAGCATTGAGCAGCAACAAACTAGAACTGTAGGTACATAAATAGCAAGTTATTGTCCAAGTAACAAAACAATCAGTCATATCAATTTTGTAGAACTGTAGGTACACAAATTCAGAACCACCAACAAAAATGAAGGCCCACAAAGTCCATGCTCAAGCCCAAAGTTCAATAACAATAACCCAGACACAGGGTCCAAACCCCACCGCGAAGGGCCCAGGTACAAACTGTCAATATAGGTAGCATCAATTAAAAGACTATAATGATAGCGGCCCATCCAAACAGCAGACAATGTTGGAAAAAGGAGGGTCTCAGGAGAACAATAGACTAATCCAGAAGCAGAATTTGGCACATACACAACCTAACTAATAGTGCTTGCAAGAACAACACAATGATGGATAAGGACATATAATCAGCATATATCCAATAATCCAATCATAGGCATTCACAAACAGTACGTGTCACACTCCCATGACATATGGTTTTGTTACTCTTTACAAGACAGGGACATTTACAGCAACAACAAAAGCAAATTCGTGTTTACCTTGGGTCAAAGTCTATGGGGAGCTTAATCAGAGGTCCAACCGAAGCCCCATCCAGGAGGGCTCACATGGCTCTTTACGCTGTATCAGAATTAACACATATTTTAGATGACGAAAATAGAATCCTGAACGCACCAGTAATAATTGACATCTGACTAGCAACGGAAAACAGATTCAGGCACAAGCAATTTTATAGCAGGATGAAAAATCTATGTGCAAAATTCATGAATGAAATTATAGTAGTAGCACAAAGGACCCTCACAGACATTTGTAATAGTACGCAAAGGTAAATAGAGTTCCCAGCAGACAATGTATTCCAGTTATTAAACAAATCCTCACCAAGGTAATCAGTACAGTGGTGAACCAAACATAGTAATAATCCAAAGCTGATACTAATAAGCAGCAGGAACCTCCCTACTTTTGTGATATAAAACTAATATCGGACCAATTTTGTACCAAGTTGTACATAATCAGTGATGTACAGCATGGGAATGGCCAACAGTCAGTTGTTAAAAACGTTCAACAACCTTTTAGTTAACTATAAGAGGGCTTGTAGGCTTTCCAAACTATTAATTGACAGAACCCAAAATTGTATAACAAGATCACGTTTTTATTATATGACAAAAAGTTAACTAAAGCCAACAAAACAGTAAGGATCAGTGCAATATTAACGTTGACACGTTTACATATTGTGGATGTGGAGATCGACATCATCAAGGAGCAGGGGTTAATAATGGACAGGTTTAATCTAGACATCTACTAGTTAAATCAACTTGATTAGCGTCCAAGCTCTATACTGCTTACCACTCACTCAGACTCAGCGGCACCTACTTACCAGTCCTAAATTGACAAGAGAATGCAGTGATGCTCATATTTCCGGCTTTGGCATAGCAGAACACAAACTGAATAAAAATGACTTAGTTCGCCCACTTGAATAAGAATAGCAAGTCATGAAACTACTAGCGCCAACACACAGATAATGTGTATAGAAATGGTAGCTAGAAACTGACCCAGTACCACGTGAATGATATTTATAGATGATTCATGAAACGAATATTGCCCCCTGAATAGTTATTAACAGGACTTAAAAGTGTATAAGAATTCACCTTCTtattacttcctccgtcccataatgtaagacatttttgcaaGCAATGTTAGCTTGCACAAACGTCTTATattgtgggatggagggagtatgtgacAAGAAGGTAACTAACGCCAACAGAGCAACAAGGACCAGTGCAATATTAACAATGACACATTTTATATCCCATGGAGATAGACACCATCAAGATACAGGGGTTAGTTAATAATGGACAGGTTTCAACTAGTTAAATCAGCGTCCGAACTCTATACTGGGTTCCACTTGGACGGTGTTGGCGCCAGCCGGCGGTGCTTGGTCCAGCAGGGGCAGCAGCAACACAGGCAGAGGCACCAGCCGCTGGCGTAGGCGGCGACGATGACCTGGTTGATGAACACCAGGAACACCCCCAGGATGCCGAGACCCGTCGCCGGCGGGCTCCGGTACACGCAGTTCGTCCCGTTGTACTGCACGGACTAACATAGACTCAGTTAGCACAGATCTATCGAATTGATGAAAAGATAATTGTGATGTTCGGTCTTGGATCCATGCCTTGGAGCTGTAGTTGTTGGCGACGAAGCCGAGGGTGACCGCGACGGAGCCCAGAAAGCCCAGGACCATGCACACCAGCACCGCGTCTTTCTCCATGTTGCCCCTTCTCCTTTTTATTCTGGATGAACTATCAGCAGTTAGAATCGCATTGGACTGTTTACACAGATGTATAAAAACAGGGTCTTATAAATGTGCAAAAGGACTTAAAAACAGAGTCACATTGGCTATTTAGAGTCTTGTAAAGcatttagttaccttgaagaacttGGCAGCTGGTTACTTGGTCCATCAATTTCATTGGGATGGTGCCAATGCCATGGGCctacactagaggaaatcatggataCGAAGTTAGTATTAGTATAGTGGTGCTTGACCCCCCAGAAAAAATGGAATTGGTAATTAACACAAACAGGTGGCGTGCTTCGAGGACGGATGTTCAGGCATTTACCTCCGTGGGCGTGGAGCTCCTGCTGAAGCCTGTAGCAGTCGAGCTAGTCGACCGTGTCGTCGGCGTGGTAGAGCAGTTGCTTGAGGGCTGCGAGGGATCTGGCCACCGACCTGTTTCGGGCCGCCCTGTTGTTCACGGCAGAGACGACCCTGTTGACTTGCTCGATCTCGTCCCTCAGCCCCTCCACCTCGCCGGAGGGCCCTGCTTGGCCAATCCACCCGTCCAGCTTGCCGAGGCTCGGAAGGATGGTCTGATGCAGCCATTGAATCGCCGCCTGCACAGAACTGGTGTTGTCTACCGCCTCCATTCCGTCGGCAGATCCCGATGGCAGCGGacggcgagggaagaagacgaagGCGAGAGGGGGGAGCACTAGCCCGCTTATATGGTCGGAGGAGCCTGAGCGGAGgtgcctcatactcctctatggccGCGGTGGTAgtggtggcggcgcgagggaggggaagggagagaggagggcgtggggggaggccatggacggcGGGGAGCTCCGCGGGAGGGAGGTGGCGGCCGCGATCTggaagggaggaggtggcggcagcgATGTGGAAGGGACGAGCGTGAATCCGANNNNNNNNNNNNNNNNNNNNNNNNNNNNNNNNNNNNNNNNNNNNNNNNNNNNNNNNNNNNNNNNNNNNNNNNNNNNNNNNNNNNNNNNNNNNNNNNNNNNNNNNNNNNNNNNNNNNNNNNNNNNNNNNNNNNNNNNNNNNNNNNNNNNNNNNNNNNNNNNNNNNNNNNNNNNNNNNNNNNNNNNNNNNNNNNNNNNNGAGGGGTTGTCGGTGACCGGGGTTGGGGGAGAggacggaggacggcggcggcggctgggtggtTGGGATTGAGAGAAGGTGCGAGAGGGTTGGGGGGTGGCGGCTGTgggatgagagggggagagtggatTGGGGGAGAGGAGTGGATCGGGGAAGTTAGGGtttgggtgagagggtgagggggtgagggctgccgttggattcagaagcatccgacggtggttg
Above is a window of Triticum dicoccoides isolate Atlit2015 ecotype Zavitan chromosome 5B, WEW_v2.0, whole genome shotgun sequence DNA encoding:
- the LOC119312719 gene encoding uncharacterized protein LOC119312719 isoform X1; this encodes MAASDHPSEPRQAGRVDWPSRALRRGGGAEGRDRASQQGRLCREQQGGPKQVGGQIPRSPQATALPRRRHGRLARLLQASAGAPRPRSVGPWHWHHPNEIDGPSNQLPSSSSSSRIKRRRGNMEKDAVLVCMVLGFLGSVAVTLGFVANNYSSKSVQYNGTNCVYRSPPATGLGILGVFLVFINQVIVAAYASGWCLCLCCCCPCWTKHRRLAPTPSKWNPRKEPCEPSWMGLRLDL
- the LOC119312719 gene encoding uncharacterized protein LOC119312719 isoform X5 — translated: MAASDHPSEPRQAGRVDWPSRALRRGGGAEGRDRASQQGRLCREQQGGPKQVGGQIPRSPQATALPRRRHGRLARLLQASAGAPRPRSVGPWHWHHPNEIDGPSNQLPSSSRIKRRRGNMEKDAVLVCMVLGFLGSVAVTLGFVANNYSSKYNGTNCVYRSPPATGLGILGVFLVFINQVIVAAYASGWCLCLCCCCPCWTKHRRLAPTPSKWNPRKEPCEPSWMGLRLDL
- the LOC119312719 gene encoding uncharacterized protein LOC119312719 isoform X4, translating into MAASDHPSEPRQAGRVDWPSRALRRGGGAEGRDRASQQGRLCREQQGGPKQVGGQIPRSPQATALPRRRHGRLARLLQASAGAPRPRSVGPWHWHHPNEIDGPSNQLPSSSRKRRRGNMEKDAVLVCMVLGFLGSVAVTLGFVANNYSSKSVQYNGTNCVYRSPPATGLGILGVFLVFINQVIVAAYASGWCLCLCCCCPCWTKHRRLAPTPSKWNPRKEPCEPSWMGLRLDL
- the LOC119312719 gene encoding uncharacterized protein LOC119312719 isoform X2, with amino-acid sequence MAASDHPSEPRQAGRVDWPSRALRRGGGAEGRDRASQQGRLCREQQGGPKQVGGQIPRSPQATALPRRRHGRLARLLQASAGAPRPRSVGPWHWHHPNEIDGPSNQLPSSSSSSRIKRRRGNMEKDAVLVCMVLGFLGSVAVTLGFVANNYSSKYNGTNCVYRSPPATGLGILGVFLVFINQVIVAAYASGWCLCLCCCCPCWTKHRRLAPTPSKWNPRKEPCEPSWMGLRLDL
- the LOC119312719 gene encoding uncharacterized protein LOC119312719 isoform X3, giving the protein MAASDHPSEPRQAGRVDWPSRALRRGGGAEGRDRASQQGRLCREQQGGPKQVGGQIPRSPQATALPRRRHGRLARLLQASAGAPRPRSVGPWHWHHPNEIDGPSNQLPSSSRIKRRRGNMEKDAVLVCMVLGFLGSVAVTLGFVANNYSSKSVQYNGTNCVYRSPPATGLGILGVFLVFINQVIVAAYASGWCLCLCCCCPCWTKHRRLAPTPSKWNPRKEPCEPSWMGLRLDL